The following are encoded in a window of Bos indicus isolate NIAB-ARS_2022 breed Sahiwal x Tharparkar chromosome 7, NIAB-ARS_B.indTharparkar_mat_pri_1.0, whole genome shotgun sequence genomic DNA:
- the TEKTL1 gene encoding tektin-like protein 1: MPVLIPPVEHSQDTRVGHPAWREATRALAEEAHQLTDRCGQEAVTMWQPNESVRDPHVAHHLCRAAYILPWRFRVEMLKGGSTMEKPPPGEGVTLWKSKMKPPAWHARLPLPMHRDARALQTAEVVQAHARGARLTAARLGRAQHQINGQLRLLQRQREATDRRLSEVRKALLINQQSVKLRGYRPKSETISDKADSMLTWEKEELKSMKRKMETDMEKSEALLKTLASCRDALVFCCKERLQAVELMNQPLDKVLEQAGRHSWVNISRVPTPRTQGLKTPPPDPVGTYTPECATALYEAKRLLMESKDTLLDMAKNEEDIREQQQQISDRVCASLAQKMRETLELKDRLNMTLGLMRGTIHRCTKFNQEMYITRGLIKGPLSKSHLETREKLDRPLVRMYQRHVGTQLPEAARLAQGTDKLQRHISHVEKNLDELLSMRKKLTWSFNCKKIGHDVDYSVVRLRLRQRHPHVCYEQAQRLVNDWDPRTPPRVKSNTAITK, translated from the exons ATGCCCGTGTTGATACCCCCGGTGGAGCACAGCCAGGACACGCGCGTTGGGCATCCAGCATGGCGCGAGGCGACCAGGGCCTTGGCAGAGGAGGCACACCAGCTGACCGACCGCTGCGGGCAAGAGGCGGTGACCATGTGGCAACCCAACGAGAGTGTGCGGGACCCACACGTGGCGCACCACCTCTGCCGGGCCGCCTACATTCTGCCCTGGCGCTTTCGTGTGGAGATGCTCAAAGGGGGCAGCACCATGGAGAAGCCACCGCCGGGCGAGGGCGTTACTCTGTGGAAGAGCAAGATGAAGCCGCCTGCCTGGCATGCCCGCCTGCCGCTGCCCATGCACCGTGACGCACGGGCCCTGCAGACCGCCGAGGTGGTGCAAGCTCACGCTCGCGGGGCGCGCCTCACCGCCGCCCGCCTTGGCCGCGCGCAGCACCAGATCAATGGGCAGCTGCGGCTGCTGCAGCGCCAGCGCGAGGCTACGGACCGCAGACTCAGCGAAGTGCGCAAAGCACTGCTGATTAACCAGCAGAGCGTCAAGCTGCGGGGCTACCGGCCCAAATCTGAGACG ATCTCTGACAAAGCTGACAGTATGCTTACCTGGGAAAAGGAGGAGCTAAAGAGCATGAAGAGGAAGATGGAGACAGATATGGAAAAATCAGAGGCCTTGCTCAAG ACCCTGGCCTCCTGTCGTGATGCTCTGGTCTTCTGCTGTAAGGAGAGGCTCCAAGCTGTGGAGCTAATGAACCAGCCACTGGACAAGGTTCTGGAGCAGGCAGGCCGCCACTCTTGGGTGAACATCTCCCGAGTCCCCACTCCGCGCACACAGGGCCTGAAAACCCCGCCTCCAGACCCTGTGGGCACCTATACCCCAG AGTGCGCCACGGCGCTGTACGAAGCCAAGCGACTGTTAATGGAGTCCAAGGACACTTTGCTAGATATGGCAAAGAACGAGGAGGACATCCGAGAGCAACAGCAGCAGATAAGCGACCGCGTGTGCGCCTCGCTAGCGCAGAAAATGCGCGAGACCTTGGAGCTGAAG GATAGACTGAACATGACCTTAGGACTCATGAGGGGAACGATCCACCGGTGCACGAAATTCAACCAGGAGATGTACATCACCCGAGGCCTCATCAAG ggtcctctgtccaaaaGTCACCTGGAGACTCGAGAGAAACTGGACAGACCTCTGGTTCGCATGTATCAGAGACATGTGGGCACCCAACTTCCGGAGGCCGCACGCCTCGCCCAG GGCACTGACAAGCTGCAGCGCCACATCTCGCACGTGGAAAAGAACCTGGATGAGCTGCTCTCCATGCGCAAGAAGCTCACCTGGAGCTTCAACTGCAAGAAGATCGGGCACGATGTAGACTACAGCGTGGTGCGCCTGCGCCTCCGCCAGCGGCACCCGCACGTGTGCTACGAGCAAGCGCAGCGCCTTGTTAATGACTGGGACCCACGCACGCCGCCGCGCGTGAAGTCCAACACCGCTATCACCAAGTGA